Within the Deltaproteobacteria bacterium genome, the region CGCGTGGGCGACCTCGTGAAAGTGACGGTCTCCGTCGATCTGAAGGCGCTCCCCGCCGGGTCTGCCGCTCCCTCGGCGCGCTGAGAGATCTCTCGCATGGAACGCCCCTCGCACGATGGCGCTCCCGGCGTCCCGGTCCCGATCGCCGGCGCGCATTCGCAGCCTCGATCGCTGGCGCGCGAGCCCGGACGCTACGGTGATTACTTCGCACGCGTTCCGTGTTGGCTGCCGCGACTGACGCCGCCGTGCGAGGAGCGCTGACGATGCGCATCGCGTCCGTGGGCACCGCACTTCCGCAAAATTTCTATGGCCAGGGCGAACTGATCGACGCCCTCGCGAAGCTCTGGTCGGGGCGCTTCCACAACCCGCGGCGCCTCGAGCAGATTCAGCAGAACACGCTCGTCGGCGGGCGCCACCTCGCATTGCCGATCGAGGCGTACGCGTCGCTGACGAGCTTCGGCGCCGCGAACGACGCCTTCATCCGCTGCGGGCTCGAGCTCGGCGAGCGCGCGATTCGCGAGGCGCTCTCGCGAGCGCAGCTCACGCCGCGCGACGTCGACCACGTCTTCGCGCTCTCGGTCACCGGAATCGCCGCGCCGTCGCTCGACGCGAGGCTCGTGAATCGCCTCGGCCTGCGCAGCGACGTGAAGCGCACGCCCATCTTCGGCTTGGGCTGCGTCGGCGGCGCTGCGGGCATCGCGCGCGCAGCGGACTACGTGCGGGCGTTTCCGCGCGAAACGGCGCTCGTGCTCTCGGTCGAGCTCTGCTCGCTCACCCTCCAGCGCGGCGACGCGTCGATCGCGAACGTGATCGCGAGCGGCTTGTTCGGTGACGGCGCAGCCGCGGCGATCGTGCGCGGCGCGGAGACCAGCGCGGCCGGACCGCGCGTGCTCGCGACGCACTCCGTCTTCTATCCGAACACCGAGCACGTGATGGGCTGGGAGGTCGGCGACGGCGGCTTCCGTGTCGTGCTGTCCGCCGACGTGCCGGAGATGGCCGCGGGCCTGCGGCCCGACGTCGACAAGTTCCTCGCCGAATCCGGCCATGCGCTCGCGAACGTCGGCGTGTTCGTGTGCCACCCCGGCGGCCCGAGAGTGCTCGAGGCGGTCGAGGGCGCGCTCTCGCTTCCGCGTAGCGCCCTCGCCGCTTCGTGGGATCACCTCGCGCGCGTGGGGAACCTGTCGAGCGCGTCGGCGCTCTTTCTGCTCGGAGATGCACTCGCGCAGCCGCACGCGACCGGAACGCTCGGCCTCCTGCTCGCGATGGGCCCGGGCTTCTGCAGCGAGCTGGTGCTGCTGCAGTGGTGACCCTCGACGCCGCTTATTTCGCCTTCGTCGCCGCCGTCGCGGCGGAGCGCGGCCTCGAGCTGTGGCTCTCGCGCCGCAACGCAGCGCGCGCCCTCGCGCGCGGCGGAATCGAGCTGGGCCGCGAACACTTCGGCTGGATGCGCGCGATGCACGCCGCGTTCCTCGCCAGCTGCGTGCTCGAGCCTTGGCTGCTCGAGCGCCCTCTGGATCTGCGTCTCGCGCTGCCGATGCTCGCGCTCGCGCTCGGCGCACGGGCGCTTCGGTACT harbors:
- a CDS encoding type III polyketide synthase, with the translated sequence MRIASVGTALPQNFYGQGELIDALAKLWSGRFHNPRRLEQIQQNTLVGGRHLALPIEAYASLTSFGAANDAFIRCGLELGERAIREALSRAQLTPRDVDHVFALSVTGIAAPSLDARLVNRLGLRSDVKRTPIFGLGCVGGAAGIARAADYVRAFPRETALVLSVELCSLTLQRGDASIANVIASGLFGDGAAAAIVRGAETSAAGPRVLATHSVFYPNTEHVMGWEVGDGGFRVVLSADVPEMAAGLRPDVDKFLAESGHALANVGVFVCHPGGPRVLEAVEGALSLPRSALAASWDHLARVGNLSSASALFLLGDALAQPHATGTLGLLLAMGPGFCSELVLLQW